One genomic region from Cellulomonas fengjieae encodes:
- a CDS encoding Trp biosynthesis-associated membrane protein, with translation MTAPAPTARRRGRGRAAALLLVLAGLTAVVAVPTWFTTTGTDPLRGTVSVEVSGTQVAPAVVAGAVVILAAVAAVGLVGRIGRWFVALVVVAVGVLVVATTLGVTTDPVAAVTPSVAAQTGVGRLDGPVTTTVWPWAALAVGVLDVVAGAWFAAASRTWSGPSRRHETGPAASAVPTGQAPDERSDWDALSRGDDPS, from the coding sequence GTGACCGCTCCGGCACCGACGGCCCGGCGACGGGGACGTGGCCGGGCGGCGGCCCTGCTGCTGGTCCTCGCGGGCCTGACAGCCGTCGTGGCCGTGCCCACCTGGTTCACCACGACCGGCACCGACCCCCTGCGCGGGACGGTCAGCGTCGAGGTCTCCGGCACGCAGGTCGCACCGGCCGTGGTGGCCGGCGCCGTCGTGATCCTGGCCGCGGTCGCCGCCGTCGGCCTGGTCGGGCGCATCGGGCGGTGGTTCGTCGCCCTCGTGGTCGTCGCGGTCGGCGTGCTCGTGGTCGCCACGACCCTCGGCGTGACGACCGACCCGGTGGCCGCGGTGACGCCGTCGGTCGCGGCGCAGACCGGTGTCGGCCGCCTCGACGGGCCTGTCACGACCACCGTCTGGCCGTGGGCCGCCCTCGCGGTCGGCGTGCTCGACGTCGTGGCCGGCGCGTGGTTCGCCGCCGCCTCGCGGACGTGGTCGGGGCCGTCGCGACGGCACGAGACGGGACCCGCGGCCAGCGCGGTGCCCACCGGGCAGGCACCCGACGAGCGGTCCGACTGGGACGCCCTCAGCCGCGGCGACGACCCGTCCTGA
- a CDS encoding HGxxPAAW family protein: protein MADDSLAHRAQHATTTETMHLPPKAAPTNHGKTLAAWFTTYGVIISFTIAALGVAFALAWLFWVGMGLVVATLVVGKALQLSGHGQGGDKTRARQARSGGH from the coding sequence ATGGCTGACGACTCGCTGGCGCACCGCGCCCAGCACGCCACGACGACCGAGACGATGCACCTGCCGCCGAAGGCAGCACCGACCAACCACGGCAAGACGCTCGCCGCGTGGTTCACCACCTACGGCGTCATCATCTCGTTCACGATCGCCGCTCTGGGGGTCGCGTTCGCGCTCGCCTGGCTCTTCTGGGTCGGCATGGGCCTCGTCGTGGCGACCCTCGTGGTGGGCAAGGCGCTCCAGCTCTCCGGCCACGGCCAGGGCGGCGACAAGACCCGTGCCCGCCAGGCACGTTCCGGCGGGCACTGA